In bacterium, a single window of DNA contains:
- a CDS encoding diguanylate cyclase, which produces MKSSRTIQNAMTAETGQSAPKENTRKVSHCLMNQYEDLVQNANIIVLRIDKDGFITFFNAFAGETFGFSGDEIIGKSVIDTIIPKTGNYARYFRKMIRQLLSHPDEYVTQEIENTCLNGERVWVEWRYYAISNNSGQVVEIACFGKDISRRKLAEQALLENERTAQALLNVTSESAIMIDLTGKILLINEIAAQRLGKTAKELTGKNLQDLMPPEIKDARKKQVLDVIRTKKAVRFQDMRSDYYFDTMVYPILDEQGNVCRVAVFARDITEQKRKEEVLRFQKTLLESQTEASIDGILVVSGNGKLISANKRFTEMWKIPRRIIDDGSREKAEQLLYKKMADSGMVTGRLDHLRKHCEESDRFEIELKDGRVFDSYTAPVMNQEGDCYGRVWFYRDITSQKLHEKALEDETEHRKAHERELEKLTRNLEEANKKLHEISIRDGLTGIPNRRFFDDVYQTEWRRAARDKEPVSLLMIDIDYFKRFNDTYGHLRGDECLREVARAIEQTVNRSGDFVARYGGEEFVVLLPGTKEKGAQKVAEAIQSRLRDMAIEHQESDIGKFVTVSIGISVVFPGRVTDPVSLIKASDDALYDAKSHGRNLIRTKLMD; this is translated from the coding sequence ATGAAAAGCAGCAGAACCATACAAAATGCCATGACTGCGGAGACAGGTCAATCGGCTCCGAAGGAAAATACCCGGAAAGTGTCTCACTGTCTCATGAATCAGTACGAAGATCTTGTACAGAATGCGAACATCATTGTTTTACGGATAGATAAAGATGGTTTCATCACGTTTTTCAATGCATTCGCGGGGGAAACATTCGGATTTTCCGGTGATGAAATAATCGGTAAAAGTGTCATTGATACCATCATTCCGAAAACGGGCAATTACGCTCGTTATTTTCGAAAAATGATCAGGCAGCTGCTGAGCCACCCCGATGAATATGTGACACAGGAGATTGAAAATACCTGCCTCAACGGTGAAAGAGTATGGGTCGAATGGCGGTATTATGCAATTTCGAATAACAGCGGGCAGGTTGTTGAAATTGCATGTTTCGGCAAGGATATATCCCGACGGAAACTGGCGGAACAAGCTCTCCTCGAAAACGAACGTACCGCTCAGGCGCTTCTGAACGTTACCTCGGAATCCGCGATAATGATCGATCTTACGGGGAAAATTCTTCTTATCAATGAAATCGCCGCTCAACGGCTCGGCAAGACTGCGAAGGAATTGACCGGCAAAAACCTTCAGGATTTAATGCCTCCGGAGATAAAGGATGCGCGGAAGAAGCAGGTTCTGGATGTAATCCGGACAAAAAAGGCGGTACGGTTTCAGGATATGCGGTCGGATTATTATTTTGATACCATGGTTTATCCGATTCTCGATGAACAGGGTAATGTATGCCGTGTCGCCGTTTTCGCCCGCGACATAACCGAGCAGAAAAGAAAAGAGGAAGTTTTACGTTTTCAGAAGACACTTCTGGAGAGCCAGACCGAAGCCTCGATTGACGGTATTCTTGTCGTTTCGGGCAACGGTAAACTGATTTCAGCGAATAAGCGGTTTACCGAGATGTGGAAAATACCCCGCAGAATTATCGATGATGGTTCCCGGGAGAAGGCCGAACAGCTTCTCTATAAAAAAATGGCTGATTCCGGTATGGTTACCGGGAGATTGGATCATTTGCGGAAACACTGTGAAGAAAGCGACCGGTTTGAAATAGAATTGAAGGACGGACGGGTGTTTGACAGCTATACGGCGCCTGTGATGAATCAGGAGGGTGATTGTTACGGCCGGGTATGGTTTTATCGGGATATCACCAGCCAGAAACTTCATGAAAAGGCTCTGGAGGATGAGACCGAACACCGAAAGGCGCATGAGCGGGAACTCGAGAAACTGACACGGAATCTCGAGGAAGCGAATAAAAAACTGCATGAGATTTCCATTCGTGACGGGCTTACAGGCATTCCGAACCGACGTTTTTTTGACGATGTGTATCAGACCGAGTGGCGGCGGGCTGCCCGTGACAAAGAGCCGGTTTCCCTTCTCATGATCGACATCGATTACTTTAAAAGATTCAATGATACGTACGGCCATCTCAGGGGTGACGAGTGTCTCAGGGAAGTTGCCAGAGCGATTGAACAGACCGTGAACCGCTCCGGCGATTTCGTAGCCCGTTACGGGGGAGAAGAATTCGTTGTTTTACTCCCCGGCACCAAGGAAAAAGGTGCACAGAAAGTTGCCGAGGCGATTCAGTCCCGCCTGAGGGACATGGCAATTGAACACCAAGAATCGGATATCGGGAAATTTGTTACGGTCAGCATAGGAATATCGGTTGTCTTTCCGGGTCGTGTAACCGATCCGGTTTCGCTGATAAAAGCTTCCGATGATGCGCTCTATGATGCGAAAAGTCACGGACGTAACCTGATTCGAACTAAACTCATGGATTGA